From one Spiroplasma endosymbiont of Lasioglossum villosulum genomic stretch:
- the pth gene encoding aminoacyl-tRNA hydrolase — MKLVIGLGNPGKEYELTRHNIGFIIIDMICETLQLKINQTKFNGQYVKTVVNGTDVIFLKPLTFMNLSGFCVSNFMNYFKIKIENVLIIHDEVDLNFGQFQYKQKFSAAGHNGIKSIFNQIGSKDFQRLRIGVGKNPNFNTADWVLSKFSNDELKNIKDHKQFFVESISSWITDSKFENIMNKYNKK; from the coding sequence ATGAAATTAGTTATTGGATTAGGAAACCCAGGTAAAGAGTATGAATTGACACGTCATAATATTGGTTTTATTATTATTGATATGATTTGTGAAACATTACAATTAAAAATTAATCAAACTAAATTTAATGGTCAATATGTTAAAACTGTTGTTAATGGCACTGATGTTATTTTTTTAAAACCATTAACTTTTATGAACTTATCAGGTTTTTGTGTTTCAAATTTTATGAATTATTTTAAAATTAAAATTGAAAATGTGTTAATTATTCACGATGAAGTTGATTTAAATTTTGGTCAATTTCAATACAAACAAAAATTTAGTGCTGCTGGTCATAATGGAATTAAAAGTATTTTTAATCAAATTGGTAGTAAAGATTTTCAAAGATTAAGAATTGGTGTTGGTAAAAATCCTAATTTTAACACGGCTGATTGAGTTTTGAGTAAGTTTAGTAATGATGAGTTAAAGAATATAAAAGATCATAAACAATTTTTTGTAGAAAGCATTAGTAGTTGAATTACTGATAGTAAATTTGAAAATATTATGAATAAATATAATAAAAAATAA
- the metG gene encoding methionine--tRNA ligase, whose product MTKKFYITTPIYYPSAKLHLGHAYTTIIADVLARYKKMQGYEVFFLTGSDEHGQKIAKKADENKQTPQKFVDDIVVGFKNLWKNLNIDYDKFIRTTDKNHILSVQKIFRKLLKQNDIYLGKYEGSYCISCEEFLTDSQINKTNNTCKICQGNITTLSEPSYFLKLEKYTKQLLKYYDEYPLFLWPLNRKTEMINNFITPGLENLSVTRTSFTWGVPVLENPKHVIYVWIDALSNYLTGLGYLQDDDINFKKFWLDSNCEIVNLVGKEISRFHMIYWPILLMALNLRQPNRILAHGWITNEEGKMSKSKGNVIDPLVLVNRYGADGLRFFLMKEIIIGHDAKYSHELFLNCYNSYLVNDLGNLLSRTVTMIIKYCDGKIPKVNLNKLQSEAIEIIKIIKSTINDFNIEMDEYQIHEAINVVFKLITSGNKLIDLTKPWDLHKNNKTIELHNILNLLANILIISSALLSPILVNSSLKIHEQLGVLKITKPIVNINLNEVFNKSVNKKELLFPRLNIEDELSFLNNAFK is encoded by the coding sequence ATGACAAAAAAATTTTATATTACTACCCCTATTTATTATCCTAGTGCTAAGTTACACTTAGGACATGCTTATACAACAATTATTGCTGATGTTTTAGCTCGCTATAAGAAAATGCAAGGTTATGAAGTATTCTTTTTAACTGGAAGTGATGAACATGGTCAAAAAATTGCTAAAAAGGCGGATGAAAATAAACAAACTCCACAAAAATTTGTTGATGATATTGTTGTTGGGTTTAAGAATTTATGAAAAAACTTAAATATTGATTATGATAAATTTATTAGAACAACTGATAAAAATCATATTTTAAGTGTTCAGAAAATATTCAGGAAATTATTAAAACAAAATGATATTTATTTGGGAAAATATGAAGGCTCATATTGTATTTCTTGTGAAGAATTTTTGACAGATAGCCAAATTAATAAAACTAATAATACATGTAAAATATGTCAAGGTAATATTACTACTTTATCAGAACCATCATATTTTTTAAAATTGGAAAAATATACTAAACAATTATTAAAATATTATGATGAATACCCATTATTTTTATGACCACTTAATCGTAAAACGGAAATGATTAATAATTTTATTACGCCAGGCTTAGAAAATTTAAGTGTTACTAGAACGAGTTTTACTTGAGGGGTACCAGTATTAGAAAATCCAAAACATGTTATTTATGTTTGAATTGATGCATTAAGTAATTATTTAACAGGATTAGGTTATTTACAAGATGATGACATTAATTTTAAAAAATTTTGACTAGATTCAAATTGTGAAATTGTGAATTTAGTTGGTAAAGAAATTAGTCGTTTTCATATGATTTATTGGCCAATTTTATTAATGGCATTAAACTTGAGACAACCAAATCGAATTTTGGCCCACGGTTGAATTACTAATGAAGAAGGAAAAATGTCAAAATCAAAAGGTAATGTTATTGATCCTTTAGTATTAGTAAATCGTTATGGTGCAGATGGATTACGGTTTTTTTTAATGAAAGAAATTATTATTGGTCATGATGCAAAATATAGTCATGAATTATTTTTAAATTGTTATAACTCTTATCTTGTTAATGATTTAGGTAATTTGCTTTCGCGAACAGTTACAATGATCATTAAATATTGTGATGGTAAAATTCCCAAAGTTAATTTAAATAAGTTACAATCAGAAGCAATAGAAATAATTAAAATTATTAAAAGTACTATTAATGATTTTAATATTGAAATGGATGAGTATCAAATTCATGAAGCAATTAATGTCGTTTTTAAATTAATAACTAGTGGTAATAAATTAATTGATTTAACAAAACCATGAGATTTACATAAAAATAATAAAACTATTGAATTACATAATATTTTAAATTTATTAGCAAATATTTTAATTATTAGTAGTGCTTTATTAAGTCCAATTTTGGTTAATAGTTCATTAAAAATTCATGAACAATTAGGTGTCTTAAAAATTACTAAACCAATAGTCAATATTAACTTGAATGAAGTTTTTAATAAATCTGTTAATAAAAAAGAGTTATTATTTCCAAGATTAAATATCGAAGATGAATTATCATTTTTAAACAATGCATTTAAATAA
- a CDS encoding adenylosuccinate synthase: MKAKKNIIKPTIEKAKTKVEQLNKTIKPKVKDVKKATKVKTQSIKTDTVKPIINKMKVDFEKSKHIIKEENQKIANKIVNTKNILISKIDQPKPFKTTAIIGCQWGDEGKGKITDYYSQNSDVIVRWSGGDNAGHTIVFDHQKYKLSIIPSGIFNKDSYCVIANGCVVNPEKLVSEIEYLKAAGFSCQNLRISDRAHIILPYHLAFDEYEEKIKGDKAIGTTKKGIGPCYADKVNRIGIRMGDLLDKDRLLELITDNLLIKNKILKNVYGYEKEFNAQTIYNRLLELLPYFKDLIIDTGQFLNEQLVRNKKILFEGAQGTLLDLDHGTYPFVTSSNPSASSIAIGSGISLKAINEIIGVTKAYSTRVGAGAFPSEVFGKLADYIRMTGNEYGTVSKRPRRIGWFDAVIAKYSAQINGFTSLVIMLLDVLIGIETLSICTHYTLNGEIIRYIPSQINNFNKCQPHFITMPGWNEDITNITSYDELPENAKNYLKKISELVGVPIRIFSVGPDRKQTIFIKE, translated from the coding sequence ATGAAAGCAAAAAAAAATATAATCAAACCAACAATAGAAAAGGCAAAAACTAAAGTTGAACAACTTAATAAAACTATTAAACCAAAAGTTAAAGATGTAAAAAAAGCAACTAAAGTAAAAACGCAATCAATAAAAACTGACACTGTTAAGCCAATCATTAATAAGATGAAAGTAGATTTTGAAAAATCAAAACATATAATAAAAGAAGAAAATCAAAAAATTGCTAATAAAATTGTTAATACTAAAAATATTTTAATATCAAAAATTGATCAACCAAAACCATTTAAAACTACTGCTATTATTGGTTGTCAATGAGGTGATGAAGGAAAAGGTAAAATAACTGACTATTATAGTCAAAATTCTGATGTTATTGTTCGTTGAAGTGGTGGTGATAATGCCGGACATACAATTGTTTTTGATCATCAAAAATATAAATTAAGTATTATTCCTTCTGGTATCTTTAATAAAGATTCATATTGTGTTATTGCTAATGGTTGTGTTGTTAATCCAGAAAAATTAGTTTCTGAAATTGAATATTTAAAAGCTGCCGGTTTTAGTTGTCAAAATTTACGGATTTCTGATCGTGCTCATATTATTTTACCTTATCATTTAGCATTTGATGAATATGAAGAAAAAATTAAGGGCGATAAAGCTATTGGCACTACTAAAAAAGGAATTGGACCTTGTTATGCTGATAAAGTTAATCGGATTGGAATTCGAATGGGTGATTTATTAGATAAGGATCGGCTATTAGAATTGATTACTGATAATTTGTTAATTAAAAATAAAATATTAAAAAATGTTTATGGATATGAAAAAGAATTTAATGCGCAAACAATATATAATCGTTTATTAGAATTATTACCATACTTTAAAGATTTAATTATTGATACTGGTCAATTTTTAAATGAACAATTAGTTAGAAATAAAAAGATATTATTTGAAGGAGCACAAGGTACTTTATTAGATTTAGATCATGGTACATATCCTTTTGTAACATCTTCTAATCCAAGTGCTAGTTCAATTGCTATTGGTTCAGGTATTTCTTTAAAAGCAATTAACGAAATTATTGGTGTAACTAAAGCATACAGTACAAGAGTTGGTGCTGGTGCATTTCCTAGTGAAGTTTTTGGTAAATTAGCAGATTATATTCGTATGACTGGTAATGAATATGGTACAGTTTCAAAAAGACCAAGAAGAATTGGATGATTTGATGCAGTTATTGCTAAGTATAGTGCACAAATTAATGGATTTACTAGTTTAGTTATTATGTTGTTAGACGTGCTTATTGGTATTGAAACATTAAGCATTTGTACGCATTATACTTTAAATGGCGAAATAATTAGATACATACCTTCTCAAATTAATAACTTTAATAAATGTCAACCACATTTTATTACTATGCCTGGCTGAAATGAAGATATTACTAATATTACTAGTTATGATGAATTACCAGAAAATGCTAAAAATTATTTAAAAAAAATTAGTGAGTTGGTGGGTGTTCCAATTAGAATATTTTCTGTTGGTCCAGATCGTAAACAAACTATATTTATTAAGGAGTAA
- a CDS encoding ribose-phosphate pyrophosphokinase codes for MNNVENIVVFGLSASQKFTQEVCKKLNIEPGKAEISRFADGEFNIQSITSVRGKVVYIIQSTSPPTNDNLMELLIFVDALVRASAAKIHVVIPYFGYARQDRKQGGRQPITCKLVANLLTVAGVDRVITVDLHSPQEQGFFDVPVDDLRATQDLASYLIEENLSNLVVVSPDHGGVTRARRLGNYLSVPLAIIDKRRTTPNQSQVKFVLGDVKEKNAIIIDDMIDTGGTIINAAKAIKEHGAKSVYILATHGIFSGQASKKLKQAVIDGIIKEVVITNTIEISEEKKFNGLKIISIADFIAKMIDASINNKSLTKVYDDKTNELIKKINNKNSKK; via the coding sequence ATGAATAATGTAGAAAACATTGTAGTTTTTGGTTTAAGTGCTAGTCAAAAATTTACACAAGAAGTTTGTAAAAAACTTAATATTGAACCTGGAAAAGCAGAAATTAGTCGTTTTGCTGATGGTGAATTTAACATTCAATCTATAACATCAGTACGAGGGAAAGTGGTATATATTATCCAATCAACTTCGCCGCCAACTAATGATAATTTAATGGAATTATTAATTTTTGTTGATGCTTTAGTTCGTGCATCTGCTGCTAAAATTCATGTAGTAATTCCTTATTTTGGTTATGCTCGTCAAGATCGAAAACAAGGTGGTAGACAACCTATTACTTGTAAACTTGTTGCAAATTTATTAACTGTTGCGGGTGTTGATCGTGTTATTACTGTTGATTTACATTCACCACAAGAACAAGGATTTTTTGATGTTCCTGTTGATGATTTACGAGCAACTCAAGATTTAGCATCTTATTTAATTGAAGAAAATTTAAGTAATTTAGTTGTTGTATCTCCAGATCATGGTGGTGTTACTCGTGCTCGAAGATTAGGTAATTATTTAAGTGTACCTTTGGCAATTATTGATAAAAGAAGAACAACTCCTAATCAAAGTCAAGTTAAGTTTGTATTAGGAGATGTTAAAGAAAAGAATGCTATTATTATTGATGATATGATTGATACAGGTGGTACTATTATTAATGCAGCAAAAGCTATTAAAGAACATGGTGCAAAATCAGTTTATATTTTAGCTACTCATGGTATTTTTAGTGGTCAAGCTTCAAAAAAATTGAAACAAGCTGTTATTGATGGAATTATTAAGGAAGTTGTTATTACTAATACTATTGAAATTTCTGAGGAAAAAAAGTTTAATGGTTTAAAAATTATTTCAATTGCTGATTTTATTGCAAAAATGATTGATGCTTCAATTAATAATAAATCATTAACAAAAGTTTATGATGATAAAACAAATGAATTAATAAAAAAAATTAATAATAAAAATAGTAAAAAATAA
- a CDS encoding glycosyltransferase, with the protein MTVIDNKYPIHFVWIGEIPITVRNNIIYAALLHQHEREVILWISKNEKNREITENEKQQHKLLNNIKIISLKEIENLENNDVVIFEQIFKNNRLAIKEKLKSASDFIRIVILSQYGGIYLDGDVELKRSLPRFLYACYGILLNIKIKKMIIINYILIQIFMM; encoded by the coding sequence ATGACAGTTATAGATAATAAATATCCAATTCATTTTGTATGAATTGGAGAAATACCAATTACTGTAAGAAATAATATAATTTATGCGGCTTTATTACATCAACATGAACGTGAAGTTATTTTATGAATTTCTAAAAATGAAAAAAATAGGGAAATTACTGAAAATGAAAAACAACAACATAAGTTACTTAATAATATTAAAATTATTAGTTTAAAAGAAATAGAAAATTTAGAAAATAATGATGTAGTAATATTTGAACAAATATTTAAAAATAATAGATTAGCAATTAAAGAAAAACTAAAATCAGCATCAGATTTTATAAGAATTGTTATATTAAGCCAATATGGAGGCATTTATTTAGATGGTGATGTTGAATTAAAACGTTCACTCCCTAGATTTCTTTATGCTTGTTATGGTATTTTATTAAATATTAAAATTAAAAAAATGATAATTATAAATTATATTTTGATACAGATTTTTATGATGTAA
- the purB gene encoding adenylosuccinate lyase: MIERYETKAMTNIWNMKNRLNLWMNFQIDVCESLQHLNIIPLKDFQLIKKNAKLDIELMNKLELETKHDVVAFTRMLSANLKTESRWIHYGLTSTDMVDSVQNLQIKFSNEIIEKALITLQLKLKELAFKYKNQLVIGRSHGIFGEPTSLGLKFALWYDEINRQLVRLELARKQVEVIKITGAMGNFVHISPKVSEFIAKKWKMEVDSCATQVVQRDRLIFLITQLSSIATTIEKIALEIRLSQRSEVNELLEGFSISQKGSSSMPHKKNPIGSENICGLARLVRSYNSIVYENNLLWYERDISHSSNERIMLPDIYHILDFIINRMTNILDNLVINTSAMANNIAKANELYFSQVVLLTIIKNNPKITREIAYDFIQKCTLEAQNKMINFKDVLIKNNINQYLTSEQLNECCNNNIFLINVDYIFKKVFKDK; encoded by the coding sequence ATGATTGAACGTTACGAAACAAAAGCAATGACTAATATTTGAAATATGAAAAATCGTTTAAACTTATGAATGAATTTTCAAATTGATGTTTGTGAATCATTACAACATTTAAATATAATTCCTCTTAAAGATTTTCAATTAATTAAAAAAAATGCTAAATTAGATATTGAATTAATGAATAAATTAGAATTAGAAACTAAGCATGATGTAGTTGCTTTTACTAGAATGTTGAGTGCTAACTTAAAAACTGAAAGTCGTTGAATTCATTATGGTTTAACTTCAACTGATATGGTTGATAGTGTCCAAAATCTACAAATAAAATTTTCAAATGAAATTATTGAAAAAGCTTTAATTACTTTACAATTGAAATTAAAAGAGTTAGCGTTTAAATATAAAAATCAATTAGTAATTGGTCGCAGTCATGGTATTTTTGGTGAACCAACTTCATTAGGATTAAAATTTGCTTTATGATACGATGAAATAAATAGACAGTTAGTAAGGTTGGAATTAGCAAGAAAACAAGTTGAAGTTATTAAGATTACGGGTGCTATGGGTAATTTTGTTCATATTTCGCCAAAAGTTAGTGAATTTATTGCTAAAAAATGAAAAATGGAAGTTGACAGTTGTGCTACGCAGGTAGTACAACGTGATCGTTTGATTTTTTTAATTACACAATTAAGTTCAATTGCTACAACAATTGAAAAAATAGCTTTAGAAATTCGTTTGAGTCAACGTAGCGAAGTTAATGAACTTTTAGAGGGATTTTCTATTTCACAAAAAGGTTCAAGTTCAATGCCACATAAAAAAAATCCAATTGGTTCTGAAAATATTTGTGGTTTAGCAAGATTAGTTCGAAGTTATAATAGTATAGTATATGAGAATAATTTATTATGGTATGAACGTGATATCTCTCATAGTTCTAATGAACGCATTATGTTACCTGATATTTATCATATATTAGATTTTATTATTAATAGAATGACAAATATTTTAGATAATTTAGTAATTAATACTAGTGCCATGGCAAATAATATTGCTAAAGCTAATGAACTTTATTTTTCACAAGTAGTTTTATTGACTATTATTAAAAATAATCCAAAAATAACACGTGAAATTGCTTATGATTTTATTCAAAAATGCACTTTAGAAGCACAAAATAAAATGATTAATTTTAAAGATGTATTAATAAAGAATAATATTAATCAATATTTAACTAGTGAACAGTTAAATGAATGTTGTAATAATAATATTTTTTTAATAAATGTTGATTATATTTTTAAAAAAGTTTTTAAAGATAAATAA
- a CDS encoding SGNH/GDSL hydrolase family protein produces MKTFLINITLTTITLTAGNEMIAKHFNEQISVKSQLYVLGDSLSDNGNLANIFTYDTWNIDKVKFQEPFYHNSFTNGDVAASILAKKLGTELLPAWYQKGNNYAVGGAQAGQNHSWEYQLFLNHYSIDHQANQLLKDHKIQKNDDIFIEISGNDLLSAMDENSTAKQESIINNAITTEFETVDTLINAGAQNLIIANVPNISNIPKYVNEKQSVKEVANHLSNEYNNKWNDKITELIKNNSDINIRPFDLETNFSNLLSEAQEIGKNITNESIKWSIPGLALNLNPKYIDGTTPETINNNFFFDYVHPNKWAHDQISLELFTELTS; encoded by the coding sequence ATGAAAACATTTTTAATAAACATCACTCTGACAACAATAACTTTAACTGCTGGAAATGAAATGATAGCAAAACATTTTAATGAACAAATAAGTGTTAAATCACAATTATATGTCCTTGGCGACAGCTTATCAGATAATGGTAATTTAGCTAATATTTTTACTTATGATACTTGAAATATAGATAAAGTTAAATTTCAAGAACCTTTTTATCATAATTCATTTACTAATGGCGATGTTGCTGCTAGTATTTTAGCGAAAAAACTAGGAACAGAACTATTACCAGCTTGATATCAAAAAGGTAATAACTATGCTGTAGGTGGAGCACAAGCCGGACAAAATCATAGTTGAGAATATCAATTATTCTTAAATCATTATTCTATTGACCACCAAGCTAATCAATTATTAAAAGATCATAAAATACAAAAAAATGATGATATTTTTATTGAAATAAGTGGTAATGATCTGCTTTCTGCTATGGATGAAAATTCAACAGCAAAACAAGAGTCAATTATTAATAATGCAATAACAACTGAGTTTGAAACTGTTGATACATTAATTAATGCTGGTGCTCAAAATTTAATAATTGCCAATGTGCCTAACATTAGTAATATTCCAAAATATGTTAATGAAAAACAATCTGTTAAAGAAGTAGCAAACCACTTATCAAATGAATATAATAACAAATGAAATGATAAAATTACTGAATTAATAAAAAATAATTCTGATATTAATATCAGACCGTTTGACTTAGAAACTAATTTTAGTAATTTATTATCTGAAGCACAAGAAATAGGAAAAAATATTACTAATGAATCAATAAAATGATCAATTCCCGGTTTAGCTTTAAATTTAAATCCAAAATATATTGATGGAACAACTCCAGAAACTATTAATAATAATTTTTTCTTTGATTATGTTCATCCAAATAAATGAGCACATGATCAAATTAGTCTTGAACTATTCACTGAACTTACTTCATAA
- a CDS encoding ferritin-like domain-containing protein: protein MIKKINDDLNDYISEHLKYQMLSFKLSNDANQKGYPGFARFFQVEAADAVVHIRKICNYLMDQDAQVEIKDIKVPTFTTKNIEEALKKLKSTKEELLDFTNKLVKSARENNDNLTAKFYDWFLIDFYEEIAYEKDLLDWIAMSNSNLYKIDKRLLKTEEPDTLKVIVPFYEPE from the coding sequence ATGATTAAAAAGATTAACGATGATCTAAATGATTATATTAGTGAACATCTAAAATATCAAATGCTTAGTTTTAAATTAAGTAATGATGCAAATCAAAAAGGATATCCTGGGTTTGCGCGCTTCTTCCAAGTAGAAGCAGCTGATGCTGTTGTTCATATTCGTAAAATTTGTAACTATTTAATGGATCAAGATGCTCAAGTTGAAATTAAAGACATTAAAGTTCCAACTTTTACTACAAAAAACATTGAAGAAGCATTAAAAAAATTAAAATCTACTAAAGAAGAATTACTTGATTTTACTAATAAACTTGTTAAAAGTGCTCGTGAAAATAATGATAATTTAACTGCGAAATTTTATGACTGATTCTTAATTGATTTCTATGAAGAAATTGCTTATGAAAAAGACTTATTGGATTGAATTGCAATGTCTAATAGTAACCTTTATAAAATTGACAAACGTTTACTAAAAACTGAAGAGCCAGATACTTTAAAAGTTATTGTTCCATTTTATGAACCCGAATAA
- a CDS encoding deoxynucleoside kinase, with the protein MKIVLSGVVGVGKSTISRELAKLLKYKIMDEPVTSNPYLDDFYQNPLEYAFKMQVFMLMARSKQLKEAQNFNNVIFDRSILEDPIFVEVLKAQNNMNDRDYEVYLNFYNNVIISSLYFDPQIKPDLIVYLKANLENTIERINLRGRESEKHVPHEYWSLLNKKYEQWYEKEKNNFNFLVIDTNDLTPKEIVQKIIDYIK; encoded by the coding sequence ATGAAAATTGTATTATCTGGTGTAGTTGGTGTTGGTAAGAGCACTATTAGTAGAGAATTAGCAAAATTATTAAAATATAAAATTATGGACGAGCCAGTTACTAGTAATCCCTATTTAGATGATTTTTATCAAAATCCTTTAGAATATGCTTTTAAAATGCAAGTATTTATGCTGATGGCACGAAGTAAACAATTAAAAGAAGCACAAAATTTTAACAATGTTATTTTTGATCGTAGTATTTTAGAAGATCCTATTTTTGTTGAGGTATTAAAAGCTCAAAACAATATGAATGATAGAGATTATGAAGTGTATTTAAATTTTTATAATAATGTTATTATTTCATCACTTTATTTTGATCCACAAATTAAGCCTGATTTAATTGTCTATTTAAAAGCAAATCTTGAAAACACAATTGAACGCATAAACCTTCGTGGTCGTGAATCAGAAAAACATGTACCTCATGAATACTGAAGTTTATTAAATAAAAAATATGAACAGTGATATGAAAAAGAAAAAAATAACTTTAATTTTTTAGTAATTGACACTAATGATTTAACTCCTAAGGAAATAGTACAAAAAATAATTGATTATATAAAATAA
- the rsmA gene encoding 16S rRNA (adenine(1518)-N(6)/adenine(1519)-N(6))-dimethyltransferase RsmA, which produces MENPKKILKKYDLHAVKKFGQNFLINNNIIDKIVKTSNFKDEDGIVEIGAGIGHLTNKLLSTAQKVVTIEIDKKLIPVLEKELNEYKNLKIINDDFLNLDLKKIINEEFAINQKIHVIANLPYYIISQIVLKLLENIELFDSFTLMMQKEVAQRFCAKPKTKVYNNLSVMCQFYCDVKIIFDVSPNNFTPIPNVTSSVVYFKVNPKFQLDEPQLFWKFVRSCFVNKRKTLVNNLGIYLNSKEKAVNLINDLSWSLTIRSEELTFSMFYQLFTIINNKYLSE; this is translated from the coding sequence ATGGAAAATCCAAAAAAAATATTGAAAAAATACGACTTACATGCAGTTAAAAAGTTTGGACAAAACTTTTTAATTAATAATAATATAATTGATAAAATTGTTAAAACTAGTAATTTTAAAGATGAAGATGGCATTGTTGAAATTGGAGCGGGCATTGGTCATTTAACTAATAAATTACTCAGCACTGCGCAAAAAGTTGTGACAATTGAAATTGACAAAAAATTAATTCCTGTTTTAGAAAAAGAGTTAAATGAATACAAAAATTTAAAAATTATAAATGATGATTTTTTAAATTTAGATTTAAAAAAAATCATTAATGAAGAATTTGCAATAAATCAAAAAATTCATGTAATTGCAAATTTGCCTTATTATATTATTTCACAAATTGTTTTAAAATTATTAGAAAATATTGAATTATTTGATTCATTTACATTAATGATGCAAAAAGAAGTTGCACAAAGATTTTGTGCTAAACCTAAAACTAAAGTATATAATAATCTTTCTGTTATGTGTCAATTTTATTGTGATGTTAAAATTATTTTTGATGTTAGTCCTAATAATTTTACTCCGATACCTAATGTTACAAGTAGTGTTGTTTATTTTAAAGTAAATCCTAAATTTCAACTTGATGAACCACAATTATTTTGAAAATTTGTAAGAAGTTGTTTTGTTAATAAGAGAAAAACATTAGTTAACAATTTGGGTATTTATTTAAATAGCAAAGAAAAAGCCGTTAATTTAATTAACGACTTATCTTGATCATTAACAATAAGATCTGAAGAATTAACATTTTCAATGTTTTACCAGTTATTTACTATTATTAATAATAAATACCTTTCAGAATAA
- a CDS encoding rolling circle replication-associated protein encodes MFIKLKKWWNDPKRLKYLGELKYFYVYEYQSRGAVHFHIVFNRKIHKSMLLEWWTHGFSDLKVVKKGTNEFVIKYLGKYVTKAFDDVKSLNQADVGIKAYAFSRNCKNPIVIRGIKKITIQDIIKASFNATNVFYFKTPKDSDGNTVLTGGIIESTVVNDYFKDYEDYERYLYLSALSHKYYLRTSEIGYLIHKDKDVLTWTEKVFGNKVEKIIFGNKKLN; translated from the coding sequence ATTTTTATTAAATTAAAAAAATGATGAAATGACCCTAAACGTTTAAAATATTTAGGTGAATTAAAGTATTTTTATGTTTATGAATATCAATCTCGTGGAGCAGTTCATTTTCATATAGTTTTTAATAGAAAAATACATAAAAGTATGTTATTAGAATGATGAACTCATGGTTTTAGTGATTTAAAAGTAGTTAAAAAAGGAACTAATGAATTTGTTATTAAATATTTAGGAAAATATGTTACAAAAGCATTTGATGATGTTAAGTCTTTAAATCAAGCGGATGTAGGCATTAAAGCATATGCTTTTAGTCGTAATTGTAAAAATCCTATTGTAATTCGTGGTATTAAGAAAATAACAATTCAAGATATAATTAAAGCAAGTTTTAATGCTACAAATGTGTTTTATTTTAAAACTCCAAAAGATAGTGATGGTAATACTGTTTTAACTGGTGGTATTATTGAAAGTACTGTTGTAAATGATTATTTTAAGGATTATGAAGATTATGAACGTTATTTATATTTAAGTGCTTTATCGCATAAATACTATTTACGAACTAGTGAAATTGGCTATTTAATTCATAAAGATAAAGATGTTTTGACTTGGACAGAAAAAGTTTTTGGTAATAAAGTTGAAAAAATAATTTTTGGTAATAAAAAGTTAAATTAA